One genomic region from Podarcis raffonei isolate rPodRaf1 chromosome Z, rPodRaf1.pri, whole genome shotgun sequence encodes:
- the LOC128406581 gene encoding cytochrome c oxidase subunit 7B, mitochondrial has protein sequence MFFPLARGALRFAARGVQRTAARQVHHKHGPDFHDKYGNLILLGGALFCVSIWSYVVTQTGIEWNLSPVGRITPKEWREE, from the exons atgttttttcctttggcaAGGGGAGCTCTGCGCTTCGCGG CTCGTGGCGTGCAGCGTACTGCGGCAAGACAAGTTCACCACAAACATGGGCCTGATTTTCATGACAAATATGGCAACTTGATTTTACTTGGTGGGGCTCTGTTTTGTGTCTCCATTTGGAGCTAT GTTGTAACACAAACAGGGATAGAATGGAATTTGTCTCCTGTTGGTCGAATTACCCCAAAAGAATGGAGAGAGGAGTAG